The following are from one region of the Magallana gigas chromosome 4, xbMagGiga1.1, whole genome shotgun sequence genome:
- the LOC117692791 gene encoding uncharacterized protein isoform X2 — protein MSTLIIYLNPKFHDDKLVDVSSKIPMKSRPINYMYNLRDRQQKDQSSDSQQSSSNQPTNSSESQIPSEEHNILGSENNTSKEHNTENSTTSSENTSSEEHNTENSTTSSENTTSEEHNTENSTASSENTTPEEHNTENSTTSSENTTSEEQNTENSATSSDNNPSLEQNTENAAASGVNNTSHEQTTENVTENHIENSERIILNMATGINLKKFSGSENVHLWLSHLDSWQKFHNVTDGAALLAIGCSLEGQAETWLQTLSPRQRNNLTEFKECLKNQFAPQETNFTLLSIRQQAGETADVYLSRAEKTALGHDLPEIYKVQFAIQGLENQVKAKVISKEPKTFQELRHAVSLAKAQLECNTTEDMNNLTLVALAAQLKDSLKAEISALTQSTCQSKNGQPEPWSKPPNPHPQWQQFAPPPPGYSVPVCQTNFAVPPTSYQQQPPVQPQVQPSAQQWPQATNNEPQVRQYQRASRVCKGCGTPGLPPTLFLICLVSLLGVVPTGNAATYQRLNYGVLFEQQQQLYLGQEYWSHTFQIPLPKKVYLHRELYCNNAPHCKYGKHVIKTLNALRTQTMANLNATVHDIHMLIPQSHLPRPKSFIGSSRSRSKRGIFDFVGQISKSLFGTATSDDIATLQRHMQTLNRNNAQIAHTMAIQEKHLSSFISTVDARFNNIVSAVKKNHQDTVALTDLLHSSVDSVEHEFILLEQLIMKQTNASAHLQQALDRVKLSIHELIKGKLSPYLITPQAITSSLHQIQSIMDKKYPQFTIIHKDPLYYFTYGDFLYARVHSTLFLTLKVPISPFKQPLLLYNIYSFPVPINSSTSHATKLKDVPQYFAHTHDNQHFTVITSHQISKCIGTSMLFCSFHLALTSSASPSCISALFYNQKESVHFLCDFRFLTNEIKPNIVELSPSNTLMYQTPMVALDCPSGQRIIKGCPFCVMQLPCLCSVTSGTLFLPPRMGSCNNNSQSVTVLHPVNLALIQEFFDPKSHSTIFGDTTFQQYLDLKVPNFKIFNHSFSHFVAADQKQHLNLKKMAKLAQKDATVFQSLAESMLDGQIDFAVTSFPDTSGTIALIASALVLICMIYCIWSFFKIRKLTTIITLTQLPNSAKALPTPHPDLLSLYSNPSQTDNQVTTLQNVYTSFTSPWPYVTLSVLTTLLICFYLHKLWKKFKRTHKTTLHLEITTGTECMLFPITTLPLCPDNWNITPPQVINNIILRRTYLGWANFTINASDLTIQNKHTNTILNIPNTFRLSPLKALRLRRLLQQPYTAYYLLSHHQYYQLLQ, from the exons AT GTCAactttgattatatatttaaacccCAAATTCCATGATGACAAGTTGGTGGATGTTTCCTCAAAGATCCCAATGAAGAGCAGAccaataaactacatgtacaacttGAGAGATAGACAACAAAAAGATCAATCTTCTGACTCACAACAATCTAGCTCAAATCAACCTACCAATTCCAGTGAAAGCCAAATACCAAGTGAAGAGCATAATATACTAGGAAGTGAAAACAACACATCCAAGGAACACAATACAGAAAACTCTACAACCTCAAGTGAAAATACCTCATCCGAGGAACACAATACAGAAAACTCTACAACCTCAAGTGAAAATACCACATCTGAGGAACACAATACAGAAAACTCTACAGCCTCAAGTGAAAATACCACACCTGAGGAACACAATACAGAAAACTCTACAACCTCAAGTGAAAATACTACATCCGAGGaacaaaatactgaaaactCTGCAACTTCAAGTGATAACAATCCATCCTTGGAACAAAATACAGAAAACGCTGCAGCCTCAGGTGTAAACAACACATCCCACGAACAAACTACAGAAAACGTTACTGAAAATCACATAGAAAACAGTGAAAGAATTATTCTCAATATGGCCACTGGAATAAATTTAAAGAAGTTTAGTGGTAGTGAAAATGTCCACTTGTGGCTGTCCCACTTAGACAGTTGGCAGAAATTTCACAACGTGACAGACGGTGCAGCACTTTTAGCAATTGGATGCAGTTTAGAAGGCCAAGCTGAAACCTGGCTACAAACATTGTCACCACGACAGAGAAACAATTTAACCGAGTTCAAAGAGTGCCTAAAAAACCAATTCGCCCCTCAAGAAACAAACTTTACCCTCTTGTCCATAAGACAACAAGCAGGAGAAACTGCTGATGTGTACTTGTCTAGGGCAGAGAAAACCGCCCTTGGCCATGATTTGCCAGAGATATACAAGGTCCAATTCGCCATCCAAGGACTGGAGAACCAGGTGAAGGCAAAGGTTATATCCAAAGAGCCGAAAACATTTCAGGAACTACGCCATGCAGTGTCCCTAGCTAAAGCACAACTAGAATGCAACACCACAGAAGACATGAACAATTTAACCCTGGTAGCATTAGCTGCTCAGCTGAAGGACTCCTTGAAAGCTGAAATTAGTGCCTTAACACAGAGTACTTGTCAATCAAAGAACGGTCAGCCAGAACCATGGAGCAAACCACCCAACCCCCATCCTCAGTGGCAGCAATTCGCACCCCCACCACCCGGATACAGTGTGCCAGTGTGCCAAACAAACTTTGCAGTGCCACCTACCTCCTATCAACAGCAGCCCCCAGTGCAACCCCAGGTCCAGCCATCAGCTCAGCAGTGGCCCCAAGCAACCAACAATGAACCCCAAGTGAGACAGTACCAGAGAGCAAGTCGAGTGTGCAAGGGATGTG GTACCCCAGGACTTCCGCCTACATTGTTCCTCATTTGTCTTGTCTCCCTTCTTGGAGTTGTGCCTACTGGTAATGCTGCCACATACCAACGTTTAAATTATGGCGTCCTATTTGAGCAACAACAACAGCTTTATCTTGGACAGGAGTATTGGTCGCATACTTTCCAAATTCCCCTGCCCAAGAAAGTGTATTTACACAGAGAGCTGTATTGCAACAACGCCCCTCATTGTAAGTACGGCAAACATGTGATCAAAACACTCAATGCACTGCGGACCCAAACCATGGCAAACCTAAATGCTACCGTACATGATATTCACATGCTGATTCCACAAAGTCACCTTCCAAGACCTAAATCCTTCATCGGCTCATCTAGATCTAGATCCAAGCGCGGCATTTTTGACTTTGTAGGACAAATTTCAAAATCCCTTTTTGGAACAGCAACTTCTGATGATATAGCTACATTGCAACGACACATGCAAACTCTAAACAGAAACAATGCCCAAATTGCTCACACCATGGCCATTCAAGAGAAACATCTTTCTTCTTTTATATCTACTGTTGATGCCAGGTTTAATAATATAGTAAGTGCGGTAAAGAAAAATCATCAAGACACAGTAGCTCTCACAGACCTTTTACACAGCTCAGTTGACTCTGTAGAACATGAGTTTATATTATTAGAACAGCTCATCATGAAACAAACGAATGCATCAGCTCATTTACAACAGGCTTTAGATCGTGTCAAACTCAGCATACATGAACTCATCAAAGGAAAACTCTCACCTTATTTGATCACCCCTCAGGCAATAACATCGTCCCTTCACCAGATCCAAAGCATTATGGACAAAAAGTATCCCCAGTTTACTATAATTCATAAAGATCCCCTTTACTATTTTACATATGGTGATTTCTTGTATGCAAGAGTTCATTCCACCTTGTTTCTGACACTCAAAGTTCCCATCTCTCCATTTAAACAACCATtgttattgtataatatttactCATTTCCTGTTCCAATTAATTCATCTACTTCGCATGCCACAAAACTCAAGGATGTACCCCAGTATTTCGCACATACACATGACAATCAACATTTCACAGTGATAACTTCTCACCAGATATCTAAATGCATTGGAACTTCAATGCTATTTTGCTCATTTCATTTAGCACTCACATCATCTGCATCACCCTCGTGCATTTCAGCATTATTCTACAATCAAAAGGAATCGGTTCACTTTTTATGTGACTTTCGCTTTCTAACCAATGAAATCAAACCAAATATtgtagagttatctccctctAACACTCTTATGTACCAAACCCCTATGGTTGCTCTTGACTGCCCTTCTGGTCAACGAATTATCAAAGGATGTCCCTTTTGTGTCATGCAGTTACCTTGCCTCTGCTCAGTAACATCAGGTACCCTGTTCTTACCCCCCAGGATGGGTTCATGCAACAATAACTCGCAGTCAGTTACTGTCCTTCACCCAGTCAACCTCGCACTCATCCAAGAATTTTTTGATCCTAAATCTCATTCAACTATCTTTGGTGATACAACATTTCAACAATATCTTGATCTCAAAGTtccaaatttcaaaattttcaatcattcaTTTTCTCATTTTGTGGCTGCTGATCAAAAACAACacttaaatttaaagaaaatggcaAAATTAGCACAAAAAGATGCAACAGTGTTTCAATCTTTGGCAGAATCCATGTTAGATGGTCAAATTGACTTTGCTGTGACCTCTTTCCCTGACACTAGTGGTACCATTGCACTAATCGCTTCTGCCCTCGTTCTCATTTGCATGATTTATTGCATTTGgtctttctttaaaattagaaaactgACAACTATTATTACACTTACACAACTTCCTAACTCTGCTAAAGCTTTACCTACCCCTCACCCTGATTTATTATCCTTATATTCTAACCCTTCCCAAACTGACAACCAAGTAACAACTCTTCAAAATGTTTACACCTCGTTCACATCTCCTTGGCCCTATGTTACACTGTCTGTCCTAACAACACTGCTTATTTGCTTTTATCTGCACAAACTGTGGAAAAAGTTTAAACGCACGCACAAAACCACTCTTCACTTAGAAATCACAACAGGAACTGAATGCATGCTCTTTCCAATCACTACTCTTCCACTTTGTCCAGACAACTGGAACATAACCCCACCACAGGTCATCAACAACATCATACTTCGAAGAACATACCTCGGCTGGGCTAATTTCACAATCAATGCATCAGATCTCACCATACAAAACAAACATACCAACACCATACTCAACATACCAAACACATTCCGACTTTCACCACTTAAAGCACTGAGACTACGTCGTCTGTTACAACAACCATATACTGCATACTACCTTTTGTCCCATCATCAGTATTATCAATTGCTTCAGTAA
- the LOC117692791 gene encoding uncharacterized protein isoform X1, whose product MRLLLDASSIKDVFFTFELLVIFYRSTLIIYLNPKFHDDKLVDVSSKIPMKSRPINYMYNLRDRQQKDQSSDSQQSSSNQPTNSSESQIPSEEHNILGSENNTSKEHNTENSTTSSENTSSEEHNTENSTTSSENTTSEEHNTENSTASSENTTPEEHNTENSTTSSENTTSEEQNTENSATSSDNNPSLEQNTENAAASGVNNTSHEQTTENVTENHIENSERIILNMATGINLKKFSGSENVHLWLSHLDSWQKFHNVTDGAALLAIGCSLEGQAETWLQTLSPRQRNNLTEFKECLKNQFAPQETNFTLLSIRQQAGETADVYLSRAEKTALGHDLPEIYKVQFAIQGLENQVKAKVISKEPKTFQELRHAVSLAKAQLECNTTEDMNNLTLVALAAQLKDSLKAEISALTQSTCQSKNGQPEPWSKPPNPHPQWQQFAPPPPGYSVPVCQTNFAVPPTSYQQQPPVQPQVQPSAQQWPQATNNEPQVRQYQRASRVCKGCGTPGLPPTLFLICLVSLLGVVPTGNAATYQRLNYGVLFEQQQQLYLGQEYWSHTFQIPLPKKVYLHRELYCNNAPHCKYGKHVIKTLNALRTQTMANLNATVHDIHMLIPQSHLPRPKSFIGSSRSRSKRGIFDFVGQISKSLFGTATSDDIATLQRHMQTLNRNNAQIAHTMAIQEKHLSSFISTVDARFNNIVSAVKKNHQDTVALTDLLHSSVDSVEHEFILLEQLIMKQTNASAHLQQALDRVKLSIHELIKGKLSPYLITPQAITSSLHQIQSIMDKKYPQFTIIHKDPLYYFTYGDFLYARVHSTLFLTLKVPISPFKQPLLLYNIYSFPVPINSSTSHATKLKDVPQYFAHTHDNQHFTVITSHQISKCIGTSMLFCSFHLALTSSASPSCISALFYNQKESVHFLCDFRFLTNEIKPNIVELSPSNTLMYQTPMVALDCPSGQRIIKGCPFCVMQLPCLCSVTSGTLFLPPRMGSCNNNSQSVTVLHPVNLALIQEFFDPKSHSTIFGDTTFQQYLDLKVPNFKIFNHSFSHFVAADQKQHLNLKKMAKLAQKDATVFQSLAESMLDGQIDFAVTSFPDTSGTIALIASALVLICMIYCIWSFFKIRKLTTIITLTQLPNSAKALPTPHPDLLSLYSNPSQTDNQVTTLQNVYTSFTSPWPYVTLSVLTTLLICFYLHKLWKKFKRTHKTTLHLEITTGTECMLFPITTLPLCPDNWNITPPQVINNIILRRTYLGWANFTINASDLTIQNKHTNTILNIPNTFRLSPLKALRLRRLLQQPYTAYYLLSHHQYYQLLQ is encoded by the exons ATGAGACTTTTGCTGGACGCTTCCTCAATAAAAGACGTTTTCTTCACATTTGAACTCTTGGTCATATTTTACAGGTCAactttgattatatatttaaacccCAAATTCCATGATGACAAGTTGGTGGATGTTTCCTCAAAGATCCCAATGAAGAGCAGAccaataaactacatgtacaacttGAGAGATAGACAACAAAAAGATCAATCTTCTGACTCACAACAATCTAGCTCAAATCAACCTACCAATTCCAGTGAAAGCCAAATACCAAGTGAAGAGCATAATATACTAGGAAGTGAAAACAACACATCCAAGGAACACAATACAGAAAACTCTACAACCTCAAGTGAAAATACCTCATCCGAGGAACACAATACAGAAAACTCTACAACCTCAAGTGAAAATACCACATCTGAGGAACACAATACAGAAAACTCTACAGCCTCAAGTGAAAATACCACACCTGAGGAACACAATACAGAAAACTCTACAACCTCAAGTGAAAATACTACATCCGAGGaacaaaatactgaaaactCTGCAACTTCAAGTGATAACAATCCATCCTTGGAACAAAATACAGAAAACGCTGCAGCCTCAGGTGTAAACAACACATCCCACGAACAAACTACAGAAAACGTTACTGAAAATCACATAGAAAACAGTGAAAGAATTATTCTCAATATGGCCACTGGAATAAATTTAAAGAAGTTTAGTGGTAGTGAAAATGTCCACTTGTGGCTGTCCCACTTAGACAGTTGGCAGAAATTTCACAACGTGACAGACGGTGCAGCACTTTTAGCAATTGGATGCAGTTTAGAAGGCCAAGCTGAAACCTGGCTACAAACATTGTCACCACGACAGAGAAACAATTTAACCGAGTTCAAAGAGTGCCTAAAAAACCAATTCGCCCCTCAAGAAACAAACTTTACCCTCTTGTCCATAAGACAACAAGCAGGAGAAACTGCTGATGTGTACTTGTCTAGGGCAGAGAAAACCGCCCTTGGCCATGATTTGCCAGAGATATACAAGGTCCAATTCGCCATCCAAGGACTGGAGAACCAGGTGAAGGCAAAGGTTATATCCAAAGAGCCGAAAACATTTCAGGAACTACGCCATGCAGTGTCCCTAGCTAAAGCACAACTAGAATGCAACACCACAGAAGACATGAACAATTTAACCCTGGTAGCATTAGCTGCTCAGCTGAAGGACTCCTTGAAAGCTGAAATTAGTGCCTTAACACAGAGTACTTGTCAATCAAAGAACGGTCAGCCAGAACCATGGAGCAAACCACCCAACCCCCATCCTCAGTGGCAGCAATTCGCACCCCCACCACCCGGATACAGTGTGCCAGTGTGCCAAACAAACTTTGCAGTGCCACCTACCTCCTATCAACAGCAGCCCCCAGTGCAACCCCAGGTCCAGCCATCAGCTCAGCAGTGGCCCCAAGCAACCAACAATGAACCCCAAGTGAGACAGTACCAGAGAGCAAGTCGAGTGTGCAAGGGATGTG GTACCCCAGGACTTCCGCCTACATTGTTCCTCATTTGTCTTGTCTCCCTTCTTGGAGTTGTGCCTACTGGTAATGCTGCCACATACCAACGTTTAAATTATGGCGTCCTATTTGAGCAACAACAACAGCTTTATCTTGGACAGGAGTATTGGTCGCATACTTTCCAAATTCCCCTGCCCAAGAAAGTGTATTTACACAGAGAGCTGTATTGCAACAACGCCCCTCATTGTAAGTACGGCAAACATGTGATCAAAACACTCAATGCACTGCGGACCCAAACCATGGCAAACCTAAATGCTACCGTACATGATATTCACATGCTGATTCCACAAAGTCACCTTCCAAGACCTAAATCCTTCATCGGCTCATCTAGATCTAGATCCAAGCGCGGCATTTTTGACTTTGTAGGACAAATTTCAAAATCCCTTTTTGGAACAGCAACTTCTGATGATATAGCTACATTGCAACGACACATGCAAACTCTAAACAGAAACAATGCCCAAATTGCTCACACCATGGCCATTCAAGAGAAACATCTTTCTTCTTTTATATCTACTGTTGATGCCAGGTTTAATAATATAGTAAGTGCGGTAAAGAAAAATCATCAAGACACAGTAGCTCTCACAGACCTTTTACACAGCTCAGTTGACTCTGTAGAACATGAGTTTATATTATTAGAACAGCTCATCATGAAACAAACGAATGCATCAGCTCATTTACAACAGGCTTTAGATCGTGTCAAACTCAGCATACATGAACTCATCAAAGGAAAACTCTCACCTTATTTGATCACCCCTCAGGCAATAACATCGTCCCTTCACCAGATCCAAAGCATTATGGACAAAAAGTATCCCCAGTTTACTATAATTCATAAAGATCCCCTTTACTATTTTACATATGGTGATTTCTTGTATGCAAGAGTTCATTCCACCTTGTTTCTGACACTCAAAGTTCCCATCTCTCCATTTAAACAACCATtgttattgtataatatttactCATTTCCTGTTCCAATTAATTCATCTACTTCGCATGCCACAAAACTCAAGGATGTACCCCAGTATTTCGCACATACACATGACAATCAACATTTCACAGTGATAACTTCTCACCAGATATCTAAATGCATTGGAACTTCAATGCTATTTTGCTCATTTCATTTAGCACTCACATCATCTGCATCACCCTCGTGCATTTCAGCATTATTCTACAATCAAAAGGAATCGGTTCACTTTTTATGTGACTTTCGCTTTCTAACCAATGAAATCAAACCAAATATtgtagagttatctccctctAACACTCTTATGTACCAAACCCCTATGGTTGCTCTTGACTGCCCTTCTGGTCAACGAATTATCAAAGGATGTCCCTTTTGTGTCATGCAGTTACCTTGCCTCTGCTCAGTAACATCAGGTACCCTGTTCTTACCCCCCAGGATGGGTTCATGCAACAATAACTCGCAGTCAGTTACTGTCCTTCACCCAGTCAACCTCGCACTCATCCAAGAATTTTTTGATCCTAAATCTCATTCAACTATCTTTGGTGATACAACATTTCAACAATATCTTGATCTCAAAGTtccaaatttcaaaattttcaatcattcaTTTTCTCATTTTGTGGCTGCTGATCAAAAACAACacttaaatttaaagaaaatggcaAAATTAGCACAAAAAGATGCAACAGTGTTTCAATCTTTGGCAGAATCCATGTTAGATGGTCAAATTGACTTTGCTGTGACCTCTTTCCCTGACACTAGTGGTACCATTGCACTAATCGCTTCTGCCCTCGTTCTCATTTGCATGATTTATTGCATTTGgtctttctttaaaattagaaaactgACAACTATTATTACACTTACACAACTTCCTAACTCTGCTAAAGCTTTACCTACCCCTCACCCTGATTTATTATCCTTATATTCTAACCCTTCCCAAACTGACAACCAAGTAACAACTCTTCAAAATGTTTACACCTCGTTCACATCTCCTTGGCCCTATGTTACACTGTCTGTCCTAACAACACTGCTTATTTGCTTTTATCTGCACAAACTGTGGAAAAAGTTTAAACGCACGCACAAAACCACTCTTCACTTAGAAATCACAACAGGAACTGAATGCATGCTCTTTCCAATCACTACTCTTCCACTTTGTCCAGACAACTGGAACATAACCCCACCACAGGTCATCAACAACATCATACTTCGAAGAACATACCTCGGCTGGGCTAATTTCACAATCAATGCATCAGATCTCACCATACAAAACAAACATACCAACACCATACTCAACATACCAAACACATTCCGACTTTCACCACTTAAAGCACTGAGACTACGTCGTCTGTTACAACAACCATATACTGCATACTACCTTTTGTCCCATCATCAGTATTATCAATTGCTTCAGTAA